Proteins from one Ornithobacterium rhinotracheale genomic window:
- a CDS encoding putative porin — protein MSYKHFFVFLLIVGLGSFGAPAWGQILEDPVSAGAEGGQWRRPGAMDNGFSTPDSMGMEQKDRPSDSLKVFIPTIKDYVFWQINAPKQVMDTALSIQSYYKQNIYNRDLFGYQVGSNLGLALNPLVYDIDHANEGILPAGKRYLYIRPEDVEYFNVKTPTTHFSFENGVKEGQFLQTLFTHSINANLNYALQFNSLNSKGVFQRQSTDDKNFRVSVNYNTPNRRYQLYTNVMTQKIQSEENGGVTPESLTAFKDNDDLFSNRQRMASNLLQSASQFKSKSFYLNHTFGLFKHQNAQDSTQHIYPIKLKHVLKLESQEFAFKENELEEYYQDLELVNELNKNYLDKKKFNIIKNYAGLQYQWSERLWIDAGAVFKNQSLKFDEPNGLINEKYTNNQFGIEGLLKFELSERLKLNGNAEFLQGTSWGTEYNLDANLKFEPLKNYAVVAGARIGSRNPSFNLLANQSFYKKLNFDHFGFSNENYQSIYGKLILAPLDLEVSAQVSNILNFTYLDQDLNVAQSGNALNYFSVNAKKHQKFGKFHIDAQAQYQMVTANEDKLPLPKILARAAFYYQNDIFQKNAQVMVGTSAYYYSKFKSRAFFPILNEWQLQDRENIGNYPYVDAFANLKVRQMRIYIRAENISSFVLPGKYLYTPKQPAKDFKIQIGINWFLFS, from the coding sequence ATGAGTTATAAACACTTTTTTGTATTCCTACTCATCGTAGGCTTGGGAAGTTTTGGCGCACCCGCATGGGGGCAAATTTTGGAAGATCCCGTGAGTGCAGGAGCCGAAGGCGGACAATGGAGACGCCCTGGTGCAATGGACAATGGTTTCTCTACACCCGATTCTATGGGAATGGAGCAAAAAGATCGTCCGTCTGATTCCTTAAAAGTCTTTATTCCAACGATTAAAGATTATGTTTTTTGGCAAATTAATGCCCCCAAACAAGTGATGGACACGGCTCTGAGCATTCAAAGTTATTACAAACAAAATATCTACAATCGAGATTTATTTGGATACCAAGTGGGCTCCAATTTAGGTTTAGCCCTTAATCCGCTGGTGTATGATATCGACCATGCAAATGAAGGCATTTTGCCCGCAGGAAAAAGATACCTTTATATAAGGCCCGAAGATGTAGAATACTTTAATGTAAAAACGCCTACCACGCATTTTTCTTTTGAAAATGGCGTGAAAGAAGGTCAGTTTTTGCAAACGCTTTTCACGCACAGCATCAATGCAAATTTAAATTATGCTTTGCAATTCAATAGTTTAAACTCTAAGGGTGTTTTCCAAAGACAAAGCACAGATGATAAAAACTTCCGAGTTTCGGTGAACTACAATACGCCTAATCGTCGCTACCAACTCTATACCAATGTAATGACGCAGAAAATCCAAAGCGAAGAAAATGGTGGCGTAACCCCTGAGAGTCTTACCGCTTTCAAGGATAATGATGATTTGTTCAGCAATCGTCAGCGTATGGCATCGAATTTACTGCAAAGTGCTTCGCAATTTAAATCCAAAAGTTTCTACTTAAATCACACATTTGGACTTTTTAAACACCAAAATGCACAAGACAGCACGCAGCATATTTACCCAATTAAATTAAAACATGTTTTAAAACTCGAATCGCAAGAATTTGCGTTCAAAGAAAATGAACTAGAAGAATATTACCAAGATTTAGAATTAGTCAATGAGCTGAATAAAAATTATTTAGACAAGAAAAAATTTAATATTATTAAAAATTACGCAGGTTTGCAATACCAATGGAGCGAGCGATTGTGGATAGATGCAGGTGCGGTTTTTAAAAATCAAAGCTTAAAATTTGACGAGCCAAACGGGCTTATCAACGAAAAATACACCAACAATCAATTTGGGATTGAAGGATTGTTGAAATTTGAACTTTCCGAGCGATTAAAATTAAACGGAAATGCCGAATTTTTGCAAGGCACCTCGTGGGGAACTGAGTACAATCTCGATGCCAATTTAAAATTTGAGCCACTTAAAAATTATGCCGTGGTGGCGGGGGCAAGAATTGGCTCAAGAAATCCTTCTTTTAATCTTTTAGCCAATCAAAGTTTTTATAAAAAATTGAATTTTGACCATTTTGGTTTTAGTAATGAAAACTACCAAAGCATTTACGGAAAATTAATCTTGGCGCCACTTGATTTGGAAGTTTCGGCTCAGGTTTCCAATATTTTAAATTTCACTTATTTAGACCAAGATTTAAATGTAGCACAAAGCGGAAATGCCTTAAATTACTTTTCTGTAAACGCCAAAAAACATCAAAAATTCGGGAAATTTCATATAGACGCCCAAGCGCAGTACCAAATGGTGACTGCCAATGAGGACAAATTGCCTTTGCCTAAGATTTTAGCAAGAGCCGCATTCTATTACCAAAACGATATTTTTCAGAAAAATGCGCAAGTCATGGTAGGTACATCGGCGTATTATTATAGCAAATTTAAATCTCGTGCATTTTTCCCAATCTTGAACGAATGGCAATTGCAAGACCGCGAGAACATCGGGAATTATCCTTATGTAGATGCCTTCGCTAATTTAAAAGTACGCCAAATGCGCATCTACATTCGCGCCGAAAACATCAGCTCGTTTGTGCTTCCTGGCAAGTATTTGTACACCCCGAAACAACCCGCCAAGGATTTCAAAATCCAAATCGGGATTAATTGGTTTTTATTCTCATAA
- the aroC gene encoding chorismate synthase, translated as MLNSIGHIFKLTTFGESHGAGIGGIIDGCPANVPLDLGKIQEELNRRKPGQSKIVTQRKEPDEVEFLSGIFEGKTTGTPIGFLIRNTNQKSKDYGHNQDVYRPSHADFTYDKKYGIRDHRGGGRSSARETANWVVAGAIAKQLLPEMQIQAYVSSVGEIALNKDYQSLDLAQTESNIVRCPDAEIAEQMIEKIQEVRKSGDTIGGTVSCVIRNVPIGLGKPVFDKLHARLGHAMLSINAVKGFEYGSGFAASKMLGSAHNDLFTPEGKTKTNFSGGIQGGISNGMDIYFNVAFKPVATLIQEQPTINSKGEEVQMMGKGRHDPCVVPRAVPIVEALAAMVMLDFVLLNKTRTI; from the coding sequence ATGTTAAACAGTATAGGACATATTTTTAAGCTTACCACCTTTGGCGAAAGTCATGGTGCAGGCATTGGGGGAATAATCGACGGGTGCCCTGCCAATGTACCCCTAGATTTGGGAAAGATTCAAGAAGAGCTCAACCGCAGAAAACCGGGGCAATCTAAAATTGTAACACAACGCAAAGAACCTGATGAAGTGGAGTTTCTAAGTGGTATTTTTGAAGGCAAAACCACAGGAACACCCATCGGTTTTTTGATTAGAAATACCAACCAAAAGTCTAAAGATTACGGGCACAACCAAGATGTATATCGCCCATCGCACGCCGATTTTACTTATGATAAAAAATACGGCATTCGCGACCATCGTGGGGGCGGACGCTCTTCGGCTCGCGAAACGGCCAATTGGGTGGTTGCAGGGGCTATTGCCAAACAACTTTTGCCCGAAATGCAAATTCAGGCCTATGTGTCATCGGTGGGAGAAATTGCTTTAAATAAAGATTACCAATCGCTGGATTTAGCTCAAACGGAAAGCAATATCGTGCGTTGTCCAGACGCTGAAATTGCCGAACAAATGATTGAAAAAATTCAAGAAGTGCGCAAATCAGGCGACACGATTGGCGGCACCGTTTCGTGCGTGATAAGGAATGTACCGATTGGATTGGGCAAACCCGTTTTTGATAAATTACACGCAAGATTGGGGCATGCCATGCTAAGCATTAATGCCGTGAAAGGCTTTGAATACGGAAGCGGTTTTGCTGCGAGCAAAATGCTTGGCTCGGCGCACAACGACCTTTTTACGCCAGAGGGGAAAACAAAAACGAATTTTTCTGGTGGTATCCAAGGTGGAATTTCCAACGGAATGGATATTTACTTTAATGTAGCGTTTAAGCCCGTAGCGACTTTAATCCAAGAACAACCGACCATAAATTCCAAAGGCGAAGAAGTGCAAATGATGGGCAAAGGCCGCCACGATCCTTGCGTAGTGCCGCGTGCCGTACCAATTGTAGAAGCACTTGCTGCAATGGTAATGCTTGATTTTGTTTTATTGAACAAAACCAGAACGATATAA
- a CDS encoding LytR/AlgR family response regulator transcription factor, which produces MNAIIIEDEAVAARHLKSLAEKQGAHILCSLQSVKESIEWLKTHPSPELIFLDVQLGDGLSFEIFEHIQPQSVIIFTTAYSEYALRAFKLNSIDYLLKPINETELANALAKYRQQKQKEFFDFNTIQAFFNQYSNNYKERFLVQIGQELKSFLTEEISMFYSEEKTTFLVYKNREYPIDFSLSELEKSLNPQLFFRVSRQAIVHRAFIENIYSYSGNRLRLKIKHAQGDWIVSRERVLDFKNWLA; this is translated from the coding sequence ATGAATGCCATAATTATAGAAGACGAAGCGGTGGCGGCACGCCATTTAAAGAGTTTAGCCGAAAAACAAGGAGCGCACATTTTGTGCTCCTTGCAATCGGTGAAGGAATCCATTGAGTGGCTGAAAACACACCCATCGCCAGAACTTATATTTCTAGATGTTCAGCTAGGAGATGGGCTTAGTTTTGAAATCTTTGAGCACATTCAGCCACAAAGTGTCATTATCTTCACAACGGCTTATAGCGAATACGCTCTTAGGGCGTTTAAACTAAATAGCATTGATTATTTGCTAAAACCTATTAACGAAACGGAACTAGCCAACGCGCTTGCCAAATATCGCCAGCAGAAACAAAAAGAGTTTTTTGATTTCAACACCATTCAGGCGTTTTTCAATCAGTATAGTAACAATTACAAAGAACGCTTTCTTGTGCAAATTGGTCAAGAACTTAAAAGTTTTTTGACGGAAGAAATTTCTATGTTTTACAGCGAAGAAAAAACGACTTTTCTGGTCTACAAAAACAGAGAATACCCGATTGATTTTTCGCTTTCTGAATTGGAAAAATCACTCAACCCACAATTATTTTTCAGAGTCAGCAGACAGGCCATTGTGCACCGCGCATTTATCGAAAACATATACAGCTACTCTGGCAACAGATTAAGGCTTAAAATAAAACACGCCCAAGGCGATTGGATTGTGAGCCGAGAGCGTGTTTTGGATTTTAAAAATTGGCTTGCTTAA
- a CDS encoding sensor histidine kinase, with the protein MRTFVKHFAIATILLIGFVLFSIIFQGVSLTHITVGYLVQIILYSAVYCYSLYFLNTYLHHRARLLLKKTEIKSSLFWFYYLIFIIAVNSFAVYLIAQILSGSTHDYSRILAISLIIGFLFYSYYYIFNFFQKKNKEQEFSIAKISRSESAAKSQIGAHFLFNSLNILNGLIDENPKKAQNFITDMAEVYRYILDESEKNWTQLKDEIKFAEKYLNLIQIRFEDSLEIYIEPEIADSELYLAPLTLQLLLENIIKHNALSREKKLKIEIYQENDFLIVKNTLNPKSILQKRKGKGLQNIVNQYTSVDKKVIVQESATHFTVKIPLLKAI; encoded by the coding sequence ATGAGAACATTTGTAAAACATTTTGCGATTGCCACTATCTTATTAATTGGCTTTGTACTTTTTTCCATTATTTTTCAGGGAGTTTCTCTAACACATATCACTGTAGGCTATCTTGTACAGATAATTTTATATTCAGCAGTTTACTGCTATTCGCTTTATTTCTTAAATACTTATCTTCATCATCGAGCAAGATTGTTGTTGAAAAAAACAGAGATAAAGAGTTCTCTATTCTGGTTCTATTATTTAATATTTATTATTGCTGTAAACTCCTTTGCTGTTTACCTAATTGCTCAAATATTAAGCGGAAGCACCCATGATTATTCTAGAATTTTAGCCATATCACTTATTATAGGCTTTTTATTCTATTCCTATTACTACATCTTTAATTTTTTTCAAAAAAAGAATAAAGAGCAGGAGTTTTCCATTGCTAAAATTAGCCGTTCAGAAAGTGCTGCAAAAAGCCAAATCGGAGCTCATTTTCTTTTTAACTCTCTGAACATTTTAAACGGACTCATCGACGAAAACCCCAAAAAAGCGCAAAATTTTATAACAGATATGGCGGAAGTTTACCGCTATATTCTAGACGAGTCTGAAAAAAACTGGACTCAATTGAAAGATGAAATTAAGTTTGCCGAAAAGTATTTAAATTTAATCCAAATCCGATTTGAGGATTCCTTGGAGATTTACATCGAACCAGAAATTGCAGACTCTGAGCTGTACTTGGCTCCACTCACGCTACAATTGTTGTTAGAAAACATTATAAAACACAATGCATTAAGCCGTGAAAAGAAATTGAAAATAGAAATTTATCAAGAAAATGATTTTTTAATAGTGAAAAATACTTTAAACCCAAAATCTATTTTGCAAAAACGAAAAGGGAAGGGCTTACAAAACATTGTAAATCAATACACAAGCGTAGACAAAAAAGTAATCGTGCAAGAAAGTGCAACACATTTCACAGTAAAAATTCCTTTATTAAAAGCAATCTGA
- a CDS encoding bifunctional 4-hydroxy-2-oxoglutarate aldolase/2-dehydro-3-deoxy-phosphogluconate aldolase, with protein MAKFSKIQTLTKVAETGMVPVFYHTDVEVAKKVIKACYDGGVHAFEFTNRGDFAHETFAEAVKFVRKECPELAIGIGSVVDVPTAALYLQLGADFIVGPLLNPEIPKVCNRRLVPYIPGCSTVSEVGLAQELGCDVCKVFPGDVVGANFVKSLLAPLPWSQIMVTGGVEPTQESMKKWFSAGVKSVGMGSKLFPKDKIANEQWSEISEICRNTLQYIKEARS; from the coding sequence ATGGCAAAGTTTAGCAAAATACAAACCTTAACTAAGGTAGCAGAGACTGGAATGGTTCCTGTATTTTACCACACAGATGTAGAAGTGGCAAAAAAAGTAATCAAAGCATGTTACGATGGTGGCGTTCACGCGTTTGAGTTTACCAACCGTGGAGATTTCGCACACGAAACATTTGCAGAAGCAGTGAAATTCGTTCGTAAAGAATGCCCAGAATTAGCCATCGGAATCGGGTCTGTGGTGGATGTTCCTACGGCTGCTTTATACCTTCAGTTGGGGGCAGACTTCATTGTAGGTCCGCTTTTAAACCCAGAAATCCCAAAAGTGTGCAACCGCCGCTTGGTGCCTTATATCCCAGGATGTAGCACCGTATCAGAAGTAGGTTTAGCACAAGAATTAGGATGCGATGTTTGCAAAGTATTCCCTGGTGATGTGGTAGGCGCTAATTTCGTAAAATCATTGTTGGCACCACTTCCTTGGAGCCAAATCATGGTAACTGGTGGAGTAGAACCTACACAAGAAAGCATGAAAAAATGGTTTTCAGCAGGTGTGAAAAGTGTGGGTATGGGATCTAAATTATTCCCTAAAGACAAAATCGCAAACGAGCAATGGAGCGAAATCAGCGAAATTTGTAGAAATACACTTCAATACATCAAAGAAGCAAGATCTTAA
- a CDS encoding DUF4861 domain-containing protein, with the protein MKKILLLMLASGALFSCQTSKVQIAVSNDLPQSRNREIVEVPMKKIPKTLRNPEEIVLTDAQGKTLSFQKTYDDKLIFLANVPGYGVSKYTLAKGTPEKFPNMAQGRQYPERLDDMAWENDLMGFRAYGPALQKTGEKSFGYDLFIKRGTEFPVLDTLYAKELDHVTRQRSRDLKKTNPEESLRLWRSISYHYDRGHGLDCYSVGPTLGAGITALMVGDSIVYPYCYKEYEILDNGPLRFTVKLTFNPENYEGQEVVEQRLISLDVGSQLNKAEILYKGLKKDAPIATGFVMHDSPQRIYANKGMRILSYTDPTNTADKSNGEIFLGAVFPKKVKVFKKIYFPSSKAKKIKAYGHVVAENEYKPNEVFTYYFGAGWTKATMPNQQAWINYLKNFEQKIDSPLKVNVHR; encoded by the coding sequence ATGAAAAAAATATTACTTTTAATGCTTGCGAGTGGTGCTCTATTTAGTTGCCAAACGAGTAAAGTGCAAATCGCCGTGAGCAATGATTTACCCCAAAGTCGCAACCGCGAAATCGTGGAAGTGCCGATGAAAAAAATCCCAAAAACGCTTAGAAATCCAGAAGAAATCGTATTGACCGATGCGCAAGGAAAAACTCTGAGTTTTCAAAAAACTTACGACGACAAATTGATTTTCTTGGCCAATGTACCAGGCTACGGCGTGAGCAAATATACTTTAGCCAAAGGAACGCCAGAAAAATTTCCAAACATGGCACAAGGTAGACAATACCCTGAGCGATTGGACGATATGGCTTGGGAAAATGATTTAATGGGCTTCAGAGCCTATGGCCCAGCCTTGCAGAAAACGGGCGAAAAATCATTTGGCTACGATTTATTCATCAAGCGTGGAACAGAATTCCCTGTTTTGGACACTTTGTATGCCAAGGAGCTCGACCATGTGACCAGACAGCGTTCAAGAGATTTAAAGAAAACCAATCCCGAAGAATCGTTGAGATTATGGCGCTCGATTTCGTATCACTACGACCGCGGGCACGGCTTGGATTGCTATAGTGTAGGTCCTACTTTGGGAGCAGGAATCACAGCGCTTATGGTGGGAGATAGCATTGTGTATCCTTATTGCTACAAAGAATACGAAATTTTGGACAACGGACCGTTGCGTTTCACGGTGAAACTTACCTTTAATCCAGAAAATTACGAAGGGCAAGAAGTTGTAGAGCAACGCTTAATTTCGCTAGATGTGGGCTCTCAATTAAATAAAGCTGAAATCCTTTACAAGGGACTGAAAAAAGACGCTCCTATTGCTACGGGATTTGTGATGCACGATTCTCCACAGCGTATTTATGCCAACAAGGGCATGAGAATTTTAAGCTACACCGATCCTACTAACACAGCAGATAAATCCAATGGCGAAATCTTCTTGGGGGCAGTTTTCCCTAAAAAGGTAAAAGTTTTCAAGAAAATTTATTTCCCATCGAGCAAGGCTAAAAAGATTAAAGCCTATGGGCATGTGGTGGCAGAAAACGAGTACAAACCAAACGAGGTGTTTACCTATTACTTCGGTGCGGGATGGACAAAAGCAACGATGCCAAACCAACAAGCGTGGATTAATTATTTAAAGAATTTTGAACAAAAAATAGATTCTCCGCTTAAGGTGAATGTACACAGATAA
- a CDS encoding polysaccharide lyase family 8 super-sandwich domain-containing protein: protein MNKYLLKTLLLVFLGLFVNLQAQQNNDFKIIQERIAKMVSAEDFGKIKPTKVDAMLKSMKPNGSWDDIDYKNEDMVNWMPQDHLRNVEVLAVAYTLPESQYYNNPTLLKAITSGLEYWNEVQPKSKNWWHNDINAPKLLGRILLVMDGAKKGIPQDLKNKIVALMEKAPSPTTRTGANKLDIAMHNIYRAAATQDAKLMKFAADEAFQPVRLTDEEGIQYDYSYQQHGPQLHISSYGQVFLSGTYMVASWLVNTPFALSPEKSEILNKYFFGTYVAAVRGRYIDFNTEGRRISRPNSLDKEKLERASFDESFLDYVELVAGEKYQKQLADFRKRISEKEPPSYGIKPKNVNFWKGDYVLHIRPEYSFNVRTNSTRTKRTERGNNENLLAATLSDGSTDIQVEGDEYFNIFPAWEWDKVPGVTSRDYAEDLEIPKKKEWGIDGTTDFVGGVSDGLYGAAVYTQNYDDVLAKKGYFFFDKSIVCLGADINSEAPEKITTTLNQTWSKGDVYVSVRNRMRKFEQGSAKIKTNGIWHRNVLYLLEPNTELNISNKLQKGEWGAINRSKEKEKPVSGKVFKIWLDHGKSPKNANYDYIVVPGVNQKALTANKVRKQINILANNGKIQAVENKALKVLQVIFYEPGELKAKGWKVKVNQPCVVMINAKDKKISVADPSHKLKNIKIDFAASKSCKTKSINVELPQDHYLGKTVTQDFK, encoded by the coding sequence ATGAATAAATATTTATTAAAGACTTTATTGCTCGTGTTTTTAGGGTTGTTTGTGAACCTGCAAGCGCAGCAAAACAACGATTTTAAAATCATTCAAGAACGCATCGCAAAAATGGTTTCGGCAGAAGATTTTGGCAAAATAAAACCTACCAAAGTAGATGCTATGCTCAAAAGTATGAAACCTAACGGCAGCTGGGACGATATCGATTACAAAAACGAAGATATGGTCAATTGGATGCCGCAAGATCATTTGCGAAATGTAGAAGTTTTGGCTGTGGCATACACCTTGCCAGAGTCTCAATATTATAATAATCCTACGCTTTTAAAAGCCATAACTAGTGGTTTGGAATATTGGAACGAGGTGCAGCCTAAAAGTAAAAACTGGTGGCACAACGACATCAATGCGCCTAAACTTTTGGGAAGAATTTTATTGGTAATGGATGGAGCCAAAAAAGGAATTCCACAAGATTTAAAAAATAAAATCGTAGCCCTAATGGAGAAAGCACCATCGCCTACGACGCGCACAGGTGCCAATAAATTGGACATTGCCATGCACAACATTTATCGTGCAGCGGCAACCCAAGATGCCAAATTAATGAAATTTGCAGCAGATGAGGCATTTCAGCCCGTAAGATTGACCGATGAAGAAGGAATTCAGTATGATTATTCTTACCAGCAACACGGGCCACAATTGCACATTTCAAGCTATGGACAAGTTTTTCTTTCGGGGACTTATATGGTAGCTTCGTGGTTGGTAAACACGCCTTTTGCGCTTTCTCCTGAAAAATCAGAAATTTTAAATAAATATTTTTTTGGCACCTATGTTGCCGCCGTGCGTGGTCGCTACATCGACTTTAATACCGAAGGTAGAAGAATCTCAAGACCCAATTCACTTGACAAAGAAAAACTAGAAAGAGCAAGTTTCGACGAGAGTTTCTTGGACTATGTGGAATTGGTCGCAGGCGAAAAATACCAAAAACAATTGGCCGATTTTAGAAAAAGAATTTCAGAAAAAGAGCCTCCTTCATACGGCATTAAACCTAAAAATGTCAATTTCTGGAAAGGGGATTATGTTTTGCACATTCGCCCAGAATATTCATTTAATGTGAGAACCAATTCAACACGCACCAAGCGCACCGAGCGTGGAAACAACGAAAACTTATTGGCAGCAACTTTATCAGATGGTTCTACCGATATTCAAGTCGAGGGCGATGAGTATTTCAATATTTTCCCAGCTTGGGAATGGGACAAAGTGCCGGGTGTTACAAGCCGTGATTATGCCGAGGATTTAGAAATTCCTAAAAAGAAAGAATGGGGTATCGATGGTACCACTGATTTCGTGGGGGGCGTTTCAGATGGACTGTATGGTGCTGCGGTTTATACCCAAAACTATGACGATGTTTTAGCCAAAAAAGGTTATTTTTTCTTTGATAAATCCATTGTTTGTTTAGGAGCAGACATCAATAGTGAGGCTCCAGAAAAAATCACTACCACTTTGAACCAAACTTGGAGCAAAGGCGATGTATATGTTTCAGTACGAAATCGTATGAGAAAATTTGAGCAAGGCTCCGCAAAAATCAAAACTAATGGAATTTGGCACAGAAATGTTTTGTATCTACTTGAGCCTAATACAGAATTAAACATTAGCAATAAATTGCAAAAAGGAGAGTGGGGCGCGATCAACCGTTCTAAGGAAAAAGAAAAACCAGTCTCTGGTAAGGTGTTCAAAATTTGGCTAGATCACGGAAAATCACCTAAAAATGCAAATTATGATTACATCGTGGTGCCAGGCGTAAACCAAAAAGCTTTGACAGCCAATAAGGTTAGAAAGCAAATCAATATTTTGGCCAACAATGGGAAAATACAAGCCGTAGAAAATAAGGCTCTCAAAGTTTTGCAAGTGATATTCTATGAGCCAGGTGAATTGAAAGCTAAAGGCTGGAAAGTCAAAGTAAATCAGCCATGTGTGGTGATGATTAATGCAAAAGATAAAAAAATCAGCGTAGCTGATCCGAGCCACAAACTTAAAAATATAAAAATTGATTTCGCAGCAAGTAAATCTTGCAAAACCAAATCAATCAATGTAGAATTGCCGCAAGACCATTATTTAGGCAAAACGGTAACTCAAGATTTTAAATAA